TTTCTTCCAGGTCTGAAAATTATTACTGGCTTCCTTGAGTTATACAAAAAACTATTGGTATCAAGTATATAGTTTTATTAAAAAGCTTTAGACTGATAAATCTTTCTTCCAGGTCTGAGAATTATTACTGGAAAGGCCAGAATAAGAGAACGTACGAGTTTGGTGAATTTCCACGAATGCTCGTTGATCCCCAGCGAAAGATCTGTGCACGCGATATCAGCAAGCCTCTAAAGAATAGTTTTATTCACACAGGACATGGGGACGTGGGTGGAGAGAGTTGGGGTGATCCTGGCAACATTGATGAGTAAGTCATTGATAGTtcgtacacaggcaaaagtgtccatccatGAATCACTGATGGACCCATGGATGGGTCTGTGATGATTATCCCAAACCACATTTTCGAACAGATCCCGTCATAGAGTCTATTGTGGCCCACGGTAAACCCGCTGATGGTCCATGGACAATCCATTCCATTGATTGGAATTCCTTTATAGGCCTAATGATGGTGGCTCCCGTAAAAATGCACGTATGCAGCAAAGAATAAAACCATTTGAGTAAAAGTCTTCAGCATTCTTGAAAACAAGAATAGTTCACCAATTCTAATATAAATTCTCAGGTGGCCCATCGAAAAATGAATAACGTATTCTATCCATGGATCAGTGATGGGCCCATGGAAGATATCTCTCCGGATTCTGGTCACCCATGGCTGCCCTCGACCGCTACAaatttcatcataatttcaGCGGACCATACAAAATCGACTTGCAATGTGTTCCCAGGAGTTCCACAAGTAACTCCGAAGAGTTTTAGTTCCTAACCTAGCCTTTAGATGGCGTTGGATAGGTGGGCAATACGGCACAAAACAAGGCAGGTGGGTTTGGGGCGGTATGACACCTAGAGGGTTGAGGAACTTCGATAATACGGCCACAGGTTTTACGACGAGGTTGAATTCTTGCTCTGGACACTGTCATGTCTCTGTAAGCTACTCATTCTCTTGTAGGGTGTATCTCCGGAATCCAATGGAGCCCCCAGACATCAGAGGAGAAGAGGACCAGATCCAACCATCAAAAATACCCGACAGGAACAAACGTAAGCAGAAAGTCAAAGTTTTCGGTTGGGAGGGATTTGACAGGGCTCTGACTAGAGGCTAGCTTTTTGGTGATGAGTGGGAACACCTCTTTTGGTCTACATCTGAGTGCAAATTGGCCAAGATCTTCATGAAAACATTGTTTTTGACTTTCCTTTCGACAACAATGGTCAAAATGCTACCAACATTCCGGATATTTTTAAGGCGCAAGCTCTATTCATCGGATGGTTTGGTTTTCGTGGTCATTTTTCAGGTTAACAGGGTAATTCATGCTATAAAGTAGAAAGGGAAGAAATAACATGCATTCTGTCATTTTCAGGAGCTTACCAATCCACTGGGACCACGCGGCAGTTTGCCTACAACAAGTTTGAGAACGAACATGACCAGGAAGACTTGGCACGTTCTGGGAAGCCAAACCTTGCATTAACCAAGAAGAACTCCCTACCGTGTACGAGTTCGGCTGCGATGAACAGGGTTCAGGTTTTGCCAAAAGGGACGAAACCTTTGGTCACAGAAGGGTTATTGATCGACTTTAGTGAAGACAACAAATCTAAACGGCGATTTTCAGATTCGGCCGCTAAAAAATCAAACGCATCCTTACTTGATGATTTGGGATTGGAGAGTCGCGTCCTACCGAGGCCATTACTACAAGATCAGCAGACCAGTGATCCGTTCGAGCTGGCATCTGATTTGCGCTCGTATGCCAGCTCAAAATCGCAAGTACCCGATGTTGTGAAGGACAGTCAGACCCCTGCGTTTTATATCGGAGAGCTGCAGGAGAAACTCAAACCGACCCCAAGGACATCATCCCCCGGTGCCACTTCAACCACTTCTGCTCCCGCGGGGCGATATTATTCCCTGCCGCCTGTTCTGGAGACGAAAGACAATTGTTCCAGTGTGCAACGCTCAACCAGGCATAGTGAACCCTTCTATGAAGAGGTGCCACAGGAATTGAATGCGAGAAAACCCCCACTGCAACGAAATACCAAAGCTTTGGAGTGGTTAGACACTGCGTTTCATGTGTTAAATATGGATAGGAAGTATCAAAACCAGGCCCCTCCACCGCCAGTTTCGGAAGTGCAAGGGCGACGCTCAATATCTCACGGCTCTGCTGGTAACCGCGTCTCGCTTGACGACACAAGGGGGAAACCCGCGTCTGAATCAAGTGCCGCGCGATACGACGATCACTTCATCCCCGTAGAGGACAACCAAGATACAAGTCCAATTTACGAAAACATTCACCAAGCGCGGATGAACAGGAATTCTGGGAATCCTGATTTGATAGACTTTGGTGTCGCTCTCAAAAAAAGTGCATCTGATACGGACTTGACTAACGATAGCCCACCGCCAAATTTACCACCGAAAACTTACGCAAAACCGGGTGCTCCAGGCATGGTGAAGATGCATAAACCGACAATGGGGCAGGCTTCTTTGCTACCGAAGATCTACCCGGTGAAACAGGATGGGAAACAATTGAGTCATACTCACTACTTCCTTGTTCCTCCACGAGCATCTCCTGTGACTGCCGCAATAAAGCCGTTCTCAATCGACGGACAATCAAGTTTTGAATACGAGAATTTGCTAGGTCAGAAACTTCCAAAACGAACACAAGATGATACGTCTTGGAGTGGGATGACCGGACTGAAGCCGATTGTCGCGGAGAAACCACCGGATGTTCACGTACCGGCTGGTGTCAATCCTGCGTCTAGTAGCCAGATTCTGCAAAAGATTTGCGAGGTTAGCGTTAAAGTTCATGGCGTCACGGACGAAGAATGTCAAACTGCGCTACAAAAAGTTAATTGGGACGCTCAGGAAGCGGTGAAATATCTTAAAGTTGAACAGTTGTTCCGATTAGGGTTGACAACACGGGACCGGTGTAAAAAACTCCTCGATACTCTGAAATGGGATTTAGAATTGGCAGGGTCGGTGATGTTGGATGAGTTGAAAGATCCCGATTGCAAGAATTCGATGGTGTGATTCTGTAGTGTGTAGCTTTCTTCTGCAAGATCGAATTTGGGgatcatgttttgttttgttttgttttggacaATTGTTCATGGGCAAACTCCAATATGGGCCATTTTCAAAAAGTTCAGCATAATAACGGTAAagacaaacttttaaaaaatttgtttCAGTTCATGTCCTTGAAGGCATCATGGGACAAAGTAGGGTCTGCAGAAGGTGACACTCAACCAGCAATGCTAGATTTTAAGTACTTTTTCCAAAACCTGAATTCTAAATTTTTGGGCAGTGTCTTTACCGTTTTCCATGTAATGGTAAAGACATAACGGTAAAGACTCTGACACATGACAGTAACGGATGAGACATAATGGTAAAGACTGTGGCACTTGGCATTAACGGAAGAGACATAACGGTAAAGAATTAAGTCAAAGATGCACTTGAAATGCAAAACATAACTTTTTATTAGTGAA
The sequence above is a segment of the Lineus longissimus chromosome 12, tnLinLong1.2, whole genome shotgun sequence genome. Coding sequences within it:
- the LOC135496974 gene encoding activated CDC42 kinase 1-like; protein product: MDVDEGPMWLQGLLAEVQLDQFYTKLRDDLQVTRFAHFEYVRSEDLEKIGMGKPAIRRLMDAVKRQRQSVKKKSILDKILPSKSDKKSDGPSRASSVRGSHDLASLTCLINEKDLFLYGKLGDGSFGVVRKGDWTTSSGNKVPVAVKILKSEVLSMPGAFEDFVKEVNAMHSLDHPNLIRLYGAVLSSPLMMVTELAPLGALIDRLRMGGHRYLISTLCEYAIQIATGMSYLESKRFIHRDLAARNVLLASSEKIKIGDFGLMRALPSQEDHYVMTEHKKVPFAWCAPESLKSRQFSHASDTWMFGVTLWEMFTYGEEPWVGYNGTQILHKIDQEGERLQKPEHCPRDVYQLVLQCWAYKPQDRPTFEALKDFLNEVRPYEMRAVRKYDEEGKLVIEEGDVITVCDGRSENYYWKGQNKRTYEFGEFPRMLVDPQRKICARDISKPLKNSFIHTGHGDVGGESWGDPGNIDEVYLRNPMEPPDIRGEEDQIQPSKIPDRNKRAYQSTGTTRQFAYNKFENEHDQEDLARSGKPNLALTKKNSLPCTSSAAMNRVQVLPKGTKPLVTEGLLIDFSEDNKSKRRFSDSAAKKSNASLLDDLGLESRVLPRPLLQDQQTSDPFELASDLRSYASSKSQVPDVVKDSQTPAFYIGELQEKLKPTPRTSSPGATSTTSAPAGRYYSLPPVLETKDNCSSVQRSTRHSEPFYEEVPQELNARKPPLQRNTKALEWLDTAFHVLNMDRKYQNQAPPPPVSEVQGRRSISHGSAGNRVSLDDTRGKPASESSAARYDDHFIPVEDNQDTSPIYENIHQARMNRNSGNPDLIDFGVALKKSASDTDLTNDSPPPNLPPKTYAKPGAPGMVKMHKPTMGQASLLPKIYPVKQDGKQLSHTHYFLVPPRASPVTAAIKPFSIDGQSSFEYENLLGQKLPKRTQDDTSWSGMTGLKPIVAEKPPDVHVPAGVNPASSSQILQKICEVSVKVHGVTDEECQTALQKVNWDAQEAVKYLKVEQLFRLGLTTRDRCKKLLDTLKWDLELAGSVMLDELKDPDCKNSMV